The genomic interval AGACCCACATTCCCACTTTACAGTAATTAGCTACAGCTGAATGACAGCCACGAATTTCAGGTGGGAAACTGCtttgccacagtccccaccacaCCCATTGTAACTCAAAGCCAGTTGCCATTAGCGACTCAATCATGCAAATATTTCTCATTATGAAGCGGTCTCTGTGTCCCATCTCCAGTAATAGTGGGGAAAATCAAAGTTGCACTACAAAGGCCTCACAACGCAAAGGCCcactttatttatctttataaccCACCTGGCCCTGAGGGCATCTAAGTTAGAGATCTATGAACTAGCCCAAACCTCTCCTTTCATCCACAAATGCAGGGGGATGGACAGTCACTCCATATACCCCCTTTGTGCAGATCTGAAAGCAGCAGCCAGACTTCCCAAATCTGAGCCATTTTAGTCCTTTAGAAGTCTATAAATTCCCTGAACCCCAAAGAGCTAGTAAGCAGGGTGGACACACCAGGCACAGGGCCGTACCTTGGATGAGGTTGCCCTAGGAAAGCTGGACGCAGGTAATGCTGTGCTGATGCGCACTCTGGTGGCCATGAAGCAGCTCTGCAGGCCACCAGGAAGATTTTTGAACTGGATTCCAAGGGAGCCTAGGAGTCAAAACCATCAATGGCCCCCAAACCTGGCTCCCCCTATCCCCATGGGTGCCAAGCTCAGGCTTCCAGCTACTCCTTCCCAAAACCTTCCCGATCTCCATCCCACCCCTCGGCCCCTCTCCTGGGCACGCTGGCACCCATCTTAGTCCCCAGGAGGACCAGACCCCTCCCAGGCTGTGGCCTCTTCGgggcaggctccagcctccccaTTCTTCTCACTCCCATGCTTCAATCCGGGCTTGGCCCACAGCAGCCTCGCAGCATTTGCAGGGGAAAACcctgcagaggtgggggaggccaACTCCCAGCCTACAGGGTCAGGCAGGGCACTTAGGTGAGCAGAACAGGCCAGGCAGAGAACAGGAAGCATATGTCCCAGGAGATGATGCCACTGAAGAGCCGTTGTGGCCAGATGGCCATTCTTCACAAGATGCTGGGGAGCTGGACTTTTATGTGAAATACACCAAGTTTTAAAGGTTGGCTCAATTGTATACACTGCCTAGGCCAAGAAAACACGCTGGCAGGGTGCATCCGGGCCGGGGCCCCAGGTGGAGAGTACTGCTGAGGCCCTGCCGCTGACAGAACCTCCGAGATGGTGGGCGTAAGCCAGTGGTTTtcaaggttttgtttatttgagtagTTTGTAGCCATCATCATGTTTGATCCTGAGAGGCAAGCGAGGGAGAAAAAATTCTTGGACCCATTTTAAAGTCTGAGACATTGAGGCCAAAGGGGGCTTCTGGCAGGGTCAAGGTCACAGCTAGTAGAGAAGACAGCTCTGAGGCTGCATGAGGCTGTGTCCCCAGCAACAGCAGGCCCCAAGCCTGCCCTAGTAGCCACGCACACAGACGTGTGTCTCAGCCTGGGCGGggggcccctcccaccccacctcaccccaccagGCCTGGACCCTCTTAGCTGGGCCATTCCTAGTCCCCTGGAGAGCCCACCACCCAACAACAGCTGTAATGGTGGCTCcctgtgcacactcacacacacacctgccctcCATGCACACAGCTCCAGGACAGGCAGCCCGGGCAGAGGCACACAGCTTTCTCTACAGGTGCACAGCGCACACACACTCAAGCTCCCTATGCAGCGGAAATACCATAGCCTTGCCCATCATGGGTATAgtggcaggggaaggggtggggggcgggtccCTGGGTAGGCCAGGCAGGTGGCCATGGCCAGTGTGGCAGCCTCACCAGTTGGCCTTCACTGCCTTGATGTCACTCACAAGGTTCTGGGCCAGGCAGATACCAAAGATCTGTAGGACAAAGAGGCAAGTGAGGGAAAGTCTGCCGGCAGGGCAAGGGTGTGGGGGGGCATGCTGTGCTGAGTCAGTACCTGGAGGAGGGCGATGCCCACAAAGACCCCAGCCACAACGATCAGGTTGTCCTGCAGCCACTTCTCAAACTGGCCCACACAGCCTTTGGTGTGGATGGAGCCCTGCTGCTCCAGCTCCTGGGGACACACAGGCAAGGGGCTTGGCCCACCCACCCCCATAGGCCTCCTCTCAGCCTAGACTGCCAAGCTTGTCTCCACCCCAGGGTCTTAcacctttgcacctgctgcctGGATGGAGctctaccacagggcctttgcatgacAGATTCCTTCTGGTCATCAGAATCTCGGAACAGATGCCCCCTCCTTCAggaggtcttccctgaccacccgGCCCCAAACCTATCAACCTCCCTTACTTTATTTGCATTCAAGCTCTTGGTTGAAATTGTCACATTACTGTTCACATGTATTTATCcattagctttctttctttctccctctactaGTGTGGGAGCTCCTTGAGAACAGGGGCTCTGTCTACCTAGCTCATGACCATGAATCCCTAGCATCTAGGGCACTGCCAGGTGTGAGCACCAATGGGTGCTCGACAAAGAGCTGCAACAAGCAAACACACTTGTGTCTGTGCTCATGGGTCCACTGCCCCCATGTTTGGAAGTACCAAGCTCTAGATGCCTGGATGGTTCCTAGGACTCagtaccccctcccccacagaatTCCTGAGACCTCACAGAGGAGCTTATGGGAGGCTGCCCTTTCCATCCCAATGCCCCcaactctgtccccacccctctcacCAGCTTGAGCCGGACATCGTAGCCACACTGGGTGTTGAGGACATCTTCCTGAGGAGAAATAGGCCAATAAGCGAGTTGGTGAGGGGATATCCCACGGGGGCCCATGACACCCAGCACTGGAGTGGTTCTTGCTTCTCAGGGGAAGCAGATGGAACCATGGACTCCGCCATGCCCACCACTCCTAGACAAGGCTCACAGAGGCCCATACACCTCTTTCCTTGGTGCCAGGACACATGGCTACAAATGCCAGCCTGAGCTGCCTTCTGTTTAGGAATCCTGCCTGCTCGTGTTTTCTAAGAATGGGAAGAATCCTGGCCCTCAGTGTCCCAGGTGAACTGTGCTGGGAGAGAAGTCACCAGGAGAAGTTTCTGCTCTGAAGAAAGCCATACAAGGGGTCAGAAGCCCCACGCCCGACCACACCAGCATGGCGGCCCAGCGGTGTGGCAGCTGCCTCACTACAATCATAGAGACAGGTTTTGCTGAAGGGGCGCAGGCCCCACTGCTGCCCACGGACACAAACTCCTCAGTGTAGGAGGGGTGCTCCCATGTAAAatgacccccacccccggcacccAAGGCCCCCAGAGCAGGGCTGAGCCCAGCAAGCCCTGTGGTGGATTTTTCCCATACTTGGTCTGCGCACAGCaatgcccctgcccctccttacCACATCCCACTCACCGCAGGGTCCCGGACGCAGCAGGAGAAGGGCACCCCGCAGCGCTCCCGGCTTGGGTTCAAGTCAGTGCAGTTGAAATAGATATTGAGGTTCCAATCATTAGGCCCTCGGGCTCCGCAGCAAGACCACTAAGGGGCGAGAGGAGAGCCCTAGGTGAGCCAGGCCCACCCCAGGAGCCCCATCCAGTTTGGAGACAGGCCCAGGCTACAGGGAGACAGGGCAGGGCTGTGCTGCGAGGGGGTCTAGGGGCAGCTGGGCAGGTGggcccctcctcaccctcccaaCTGAAAGGCCAGACCTAAGCCCAGACCATCAGAGCATCACTATGCTCCTGCCCAggttggtgggggcaggggggtacTGGGAAGGGGTGCCCTGAGAAGTGGGTATCAGGCCAAGCCCTGTGGGGGAAGGTACCACTGAACCCCATGTCTGTACTGGGTCTCCCCACACTTGCCCCAGAGATTTTGCGAagactttctctcttcctctctgcaggGACAAGAGGGTAACCCTGTCACCGTCATACACCCTTACACTTCATAAATGCCACGGCAGCACCTATATCCCCAACACCTCTACCCAGAATATCGTGCACTGCCTCCCTAGGCGTGGCAATAGTGAGTGTGAGGCCGCACTGAAACTAGCTCGTGAGTCAGGGGAGGCAGGAGCACATGCCTTAGACCACCCAACACAGAAACCAGCCCTCAAGGGACCAGCTTAATGCAGACAGAGATAGGCCCCTATGGGCAGAGCAGGGAGAGTGAGGCCTGGCCAGCGGCTCTGTGTGCACAGGTCCCAGCAAACAGCctggcctctgcctgcctcttctcGCTCTGCTCAGCACTGATGTTCCTGTTGGGGAACATCTGCCCCTCTTTCCACAACCCTGCTTCTTCTCCAAGGCCTTCCTCTTCTCCACCCTTCCTCATTTCAGCTCTTACCACTATTCACAATTTTGTAtacacacgtgcgcgcgcacacgtaCATTTGTCTGTTTTGCTTATCATCTGTCTCTCGCCCCAGACTGCCATCCCCATGAGGACAAGTCCCAGCTTTTTTCACCACTGAATTCCCAGCAACCTTCCCAGGGTCTGGCACACAATAAACCTGTACCAATTCtgtgttgaatgaacaaataaatcatATCCTAACTGCCTCACTATATGTCTGCTCTGTCCTGAGTTGAAAAGTCCTCCAAGAGGTACCAGCTCTGGTTCATCTCTGGATCCCGGAATAGTCTCTTGGGTTGACGGCCCTGAAGGCATGTAACTGTGGAAGTGGATGTGACTGGGTGAGACTATGTGTAAGTGGGTGTGAGTGGATGAGGAGGTGCAGGCAGGAGGTGTCTAGGATCTCGTGAACTGTTCACTGACTGCTTCTTCACATTGGTTAGGTATAGAGTTTAAGAGCAGAGCTTTGGTTGAGGGGGAAAGTCTCAAACTCTAACATGTCCAGAGgccaaacaataaaaatgagagaagagggcCAACaggtataataaaataaagagtggCAGACAATGGCAAACAGAGAGCTCCTATACCAGCAAAGGGGATAGCAGCAATGTAACCGCAGCCAAGACTATGGGTCCAGAGTTTATTAGAAggggaaatttatatttttatatcaaattttCTCCTTTAAGTGTATTGTAAACCTTGGCCTACGACCTGCCAGTTTGGAGTCTCTGGCCTCTGTTCCCCAACACTGGGTCCTTGCAGAACTAGGCATAATGGGGACCTACAGGGATCACGTAAACTAGCTTCCCCTCAGACAGGGGCCTCCTGGCTCTTTTCCCCGGGGCATGGGTGGAGGAATGGTCCCAGCACACACGGGGACTTATTCTTTCACACATCTGCCCAGCAGGAGCCTCATGCAGGTAGCCCAGGCTGGTGCTGGACTCACATATTCCTGAGCAAAGTCAATGAGGTTCTGGAGGTCAATGTCGTCCCGATAGGCCTTAACATTGTTGTTGATGAAGAAATTGAGCTGGTCTCGAATCCAGTCCTTGAATACGAAGGCCAGAATCCCTGTTGCCAGTTCCAGGAAGAAGATGAGGCCGAGGAACACGGAGAACTGGGGTGGGGGACATACAGATTGTAGGGATCAGAGGTGCAGGGCCTGCGGGTGCCACGGGGCAgagctccacccccaccccaacccaagAAAGTGGAGAGTCCCCACCTTTTCTCCCATTAACATTGTTTTATGATGGTGAAGGACAGCACTGCTCTTATAACCCACTTATTCTGCTTCCTCTGGTAATCATCCTGTTTTCGTTGAAAAACCACCCTCCACATAGCCTTTAATTTAGTTCCTGTGGCTCAGGCAGAGCCacctccacctccttccccatTCCCAGATAGAGGACATAGCCTGTTAGAGGAGCCCACCAATCAGAGCGCTACCTCTCCCAGGGCCACAGGGATTGGTCCAAAGACAGCCAATCTGGACCAAAGAGATGCAAAGAAgggactgcttctgattcttgatttctactcaggtcctGCTCTCAGTCAGATGAAACCCATCTCAGGCTCCTCAGGctcctcaggctctgcgctgacagcaaggagcctgcttgggattctttccttccttccatctctcccttcctccctctttctctctctcttctttctctttctttctctctctctccctccccccctcctccccacctccactcacACATGCGCATATgcctgcactcactctctcaaaataaacttaaaaaattaaaaaaaaaaaaaaaagactggatggTTAGGAAGAGAGAGGTTCAGCCTCTAGTAGGGGTTCCCGGAGGGGCAGTATGAAGCTAGCCCCCACCCATTCATGGGCATCCTTCCACCCCTTGGGGAATGGAGCCAactggagggacagagaagagaaacagagagaccagGCCAAGTGACATTGCGGTGGCCCCTAGATCCAAATGTGCTGACACCCAGCACACCCCTGGGCTTCCCATAGTGAGCCCATAAATACCCTTTCATGCTTAGGCCCCTGGGTTTCAGTCATAGCAGAAAGAATCCTATATAGGTAATACAATTCTGACGATTACTGTTATAATAACGTAATAATAAAACTACCCATTATTAAGTACTAACTATATAGATGTGGGAGGAGGTTGGGGTCCCCAGTGGGCCTAGGTGAGGGTGTACTCACAAACTTGAGCAGGAAGGTGTTCTCCCGGAGGGCCCCGATGCAGCCAGCAAAGCCCAGTACTGACATGACACCTCCAACCACTACGAACAGCCATACGGGGTCGAGGCCTCCCAGATCTGTCAGCGCTGAGATGTTAGAGAGAACGCCCTGTGCCAGGGGAGCAAAGGCAAGTGGTCGGCCCGATCCTCTCACCACCTCAACCCATGGCAGCCCCACGCCCTACTGCACCACCTTACCTTCTCACCCCAGGCCCAGAGGCCAATGGCCAGGAACAGGGCTCCCAGCACCTGCAGAAGCAGCATCAAAGAGCTGAGGGTTGGAGCAGCATCCTTCCCCACCCGgacagagccccctcccccctaGTACTCAGGGTCTTCAGGaagccaggaggagagagaggaggaggggtgggtcCAGGGTCCTTTCTACCTTTCCAAGAATACATTCCAGTGTTTCTCCCCCACAAAACACAGCCTGGAGGATGGAACCCACCTTAGCCCTTCCCAGAACTCAGAACTGGAGCAGAGGATGGCCAGGATACTCCTgccaagcagcagcagcagcagcagctatgTCCTGAGCCTCTCCTCCCACCAGACCTGTCTGAGTT from Panthera uncia isolate 11264 chromosome A1 unlocalized genomic scaffold, Puncia_PCG_1.0 HiC_scaffold_17, whole genome shotgun sequence carries:
- the TSPAN17 gene encoding tetraspanin-17 isoform X1, whose amino-acid sequence is MPGKHQHFQEPEVGCCGKYFLFGFNIVFWVLGALFLAIGLWAWGEKGVLSNISALTDLGGLDPVWLFVVVGGVMSVLGFAGCIGALRENTFLLKFFSVFLGLIFFLELATGILAFVFKDWIRDQLNFFINNNVKAYRDDIDLQNLIDFAQEYWSCCGARGPNDWNLNIYFNCTDLNPSRERCGVPFSCCVRDPAEDVLNTQCGYDVRLKLELEQQGSIHTKGCVGQFEKWLQDNLIVVAGVFVGIALLQIFGICLAQNLVSDIKAVKANWIKHDDGYKLLK
- the TSPAN17 gene encoding tetraspanin-17 isoform X2, which gives rise to MPGKHQHFQEPEVGCCGKYFLFGFNIVFWVLGALFLAIGLWAWGEKGVLSNISALTDLGGLDPVWLFVVVGGVMSVLGFAGCIGALRENTFLLKFFSVFLGLIFFLELATGILAFVFKDWIRDQLNFFINNNVKAYRDDIDLQNLIDFAQEYWSCCGARGPNDWNLNIYFNCTDLNPSRERCGVPFSCCVRDPAEDVLNTQCGYDVRLKLIFGICLAQNLVSDIKAVKANWIKHDDGYKLLK